The Periplaneta americana isolate PAMFEO1 chromosome 14, P.americana_PAMFEO1_priV1, whole genome shotgun sequence region TAAATTTGTCCAAAATTGCTATCTTAGCACAAATCGTCATATATACTTTCAGAGAAAAGTAAATCTGTTTTAGGGAAAAATTTAGTAAAAAATTGCCTGGTGGCAACCCTGGTTGAGGGTACATAACCTCTAGCGTGTGGAATATTGTGTTTGTCTGGTAATAATGTTTCTCATTGTGGAATTGATTTGAGTGAATTAGTAGCTCTAAGCCGTAAATTATGGGCACGAAGAAGGTTTCTTATTTCTACAACCCAGATGTTGGTAACTTTCATTATGGACCTGGGCATCCGATGAAACCTCATAGACTGTCTGTTATTCATAGTCTAGTTCTCAATTATGGTTTatacaaaaaaatgcaaatttacaGACCTTACCGAGCAAGTGCTCATGATATGTGTCGATTTCATTCTGACGAGTATATTGAATTTCTTCAACGTGTAACTCCACAGAACTTGCAGGGGTTCACAAAATATTTGAGTCATTTTAATGTTGGTGACGACTGCCCTGTATTTGAAGGTTTGTTTGATTTTTGTTCGATGTATACAGGTGCATCATTAGAAGGCGCAATGaaactaaataataattgttgtgatattgCTATTAATTGGTCAGGTGGTTTGCATCATGCTAAGAAGTTTGAAGCGTCAGGATTTTGTTATGTAAATGACATAGTTATTGCAATACTGGAACTACTGAAATATCATGCTCGCGTATTGTATATTGACATTGATGTACACCATGGTGATGGAGTCCAAGAAGCTTTCTATCTTACCGATCGCGTAATGACTGTATCATTTCACAAATATGGAAATTATTTTTTCCCTGGCACTGGCGACATGTACGAAGTGGGTGCAGAGAGTGGTCGGTATTATTCTGTGAACGTACCTCTAAAGGAAGGGATAGACGACGTTAGTTATGTGCAAGTTTTCAAACCTGTAATTTCAAATGTGATGGAATTCTATCAGCCAACAGCGATCGTACTACAATGTGGGGCAGATTCTCTTGCCAATGATAGACTTGGATGTTTTAGTCTCAGTACAAAGGGACATGGAGAGTGTGTTAAATTTGTGCGTGATTTGAATATTCCTCTGCTCGCTGTGGGCGGTGGTGGCTATACCTTGCGCAACGTTGCAAGGTGCTGGACATACGAGACGTCACTTCTGGTGGATGAAGCGATAAGCAACGAGCTTCCTTACACAGAATACCTGGAGTACTTCGCACCTGATTTTACTCTGCACCCAGATGTAGTGACGCGTCAAGACAACGCTAACAGCAAGCAGTACCTCGAGACTATAGCAAAACATGTCTACGACAACCTGAAGATGTGTCAGCATTCTCCCAGCGTCCAGATGCACGATGTCCCAGGTGACATGTTTCCCTCACAGGACTCTGCCGCGCAAGACGAGATGGATCCAGACGTGCGCGTCAGCCAGGCCGACGAAGATCGACGCGTCGAGCCGACCAACGAATTTTATGATGGTGACAAGGACCAAGATAAGACTGGCGACGAGGCTGCATGAACATTCCAATAGATGTAGGATTTTTTTAACTGGCATTTATACTGAATGGACTGATTTAacgctcattcacaatgaaaattaaacataacgtaagcgttaacttaaaatcaagaagtcataccatcattgaCGAtgggaacattttttttaaagcaatttattgattgatcagcgcatttagcgctatacagatcatttctaaaaattataaatacaatatatgacactgaatatgggaacataaacataaccgcaaacatacttggtaaccatggaaacataacaacgccatttcctcatattctgtcgtatacttcagcgctccacgattgtgttctgtttgcaaatcacgtaagcataagcatgaaagtttggagtttgcaaactttcatgttaacgtcttacggtaatgttcagaggcggctttcgaagaggggctgcagagctgcagcacctccagacatttgtggctcttgtctcgttttattttgtgaaatacatttattattcagtctctatttagcagctcgaatttttttaaaaatttcgctctcattgataTGCACGCAAtcattagtgaagtcacttcctcccctggtgctgccagagcgaaaccagagacaaggactatagggtgaagccacttcctcccctggagctgccagtctcgtctcggatgctttgcgcgttagttttaccccccCTCCCTGCTGCCTctggccgtgaatccagagtttccaggcgctgcaaaatttgcagcagtttgtcagtagcgcgcagttttaaatacattttctttaatgttgtgaatataacaagtgcaacaatgtttaattctgtacaatatttacagtctattcagttcagtaccataacaattcaggagaaatgtgaaattaagtgcccatcagttgaatctcataatgaaaagagccgctaaacaaaatacaaaggctcgcatattttttgataatttatgcagtatccctgctttcttctctcgatctccacacagtctatattagattaatgtgtttcaaagacaattccatcagctggggcaacaagatggatttaaaataagaacagtaaatgttgttcatgagaagaagatgccattgctagaatgttttcaaaccgtaatggaatctgaaacatctaacatcacaataaatgaggcaattgccctggtgcgtactcttgaacatctcgaattcaatttctggctcagtaatttttttcatttattgatatatcatgtatatatattatacaacaaactacaacatcgccagttagatatttctaaggttcaaatctgcatataaaaaactaaattatggtttatttaacgacactcacaactgcaggggatatatcagcgtcgccgatgtgccgaaattttgtccgcaggattcttttaaatgccagtaaatctactaacatgagcctgtctcatttaaacacaacttacaagataaggcgcatggaactaatctttaaataaagtaagttgcttggtttatttttgtatgcagcccctcttaattcaatacccacgagccgccactggtaatgtttatgtgaatcattgtgaatgaccccatttggtaacctgggcgtaaacttctgtgtttatgttatggttatgtttaattttaattgtgaatgggcctttactgtaGCGGTTTAATTCTCTCTGAATTTCAGGACTATAGACTGTATTGAGATAgataaaaaaaacttacaaataaatatttctaactAACCAATTTCTCTGTATTACTCGTGGCATAGACTCCCGATTCTGTCAGAAGCCAGTACCGAACATCTGTTGCATAATGAAACCTTCGTGACTCATACATACATCGAGTTCTGGTGTTAACGAGTTTTTACAAGAAAGTAGCTaatttaggccgtgtctcaaagctcaagtccaaaccactgcctgctggatcacatcctatggctgcttatactgcctgctcaatcaaagttattttaccgctaggtggcaggcagtgcccACCACTATTAACATTACCAGTATATGCAAATGTCATTAACTGCCACCTAGCAGCTGTTCGCGCATAAtcgttgattgggcaggcagtttacgcagctataggatgcgatccagcaggcagtggtccaAACTACACACTAgcgactagcaactaggtgacttgtaaactacacactagggagctttgcaCATGTATGCTtcaaacatggccttcttcatagattatttttctaaaaaccatgacatcacagtgcagtactaaattaagaaggcagtgtcctaatgcagtttcattatgaattatgtggaaaagataaggacttaatatattacaataatgtttaaaacattgtacagaaggtactaacaatgccagtgttcaaagttaacgtgtcattctacattatatttacattatttcacttccaaagcat contains the following coding sequences:
- the HDAC3 gene encoding histone deacetylase 3, with the translated sequence MGTKKVSYFYNPDVGNFHYGPGHPMKPHRLSVIHSLVLNYGLYKKMQIYRPYRASAHDMCRFHSDEYIEFLQRVTPQNLQGFTKYLSHFNVGDDCPVFEGLFDFCSMYTGASLEGAMKLNNNCCDIAINWSGGLHHAKKFEASGFCYVNDIVIAILELLKYHARVLYIDIDVHHGDGVQEAFYLTDRVMTVSFHKYGNYFFPGTGDMYEVGAESGRYYSVNVPLKEGIDDVSYVQVFKPVISNVMEFYQPTAIVLQCGADSLANDRLGCFSLSTKGHGECVKFVRDLNIPLLAVGGGGYTLRNVARCWTYETSLLVDEAISNELPYTEYLEYFAPDFTLHPDVVTRQDNANSKQYLETIAKHVYDNLKMCQHSPSVQMHDVPGDMFPSQDSAAQDEMDPDVRVSQADEDRRVEPTNEFYDGDKDQDKTGDEAA